The region TTATTTGTCAAATTTAGAATTATATTCAACAAAAAAAATACCAATAAAAAATTATTTTCTTACTGGTATTTTTTCTATTACTATAAAGCTAATTTATATATTTCTATTACATCTTCCTTGCTTAATTTTTTCATTGACCCTATTCTTCCTCTGAAAGTTGCATTTCCTGCCATCAACTCAAAATTAGAATCATCAATGTTTATCTCTCTCAGATTAGCTGGACAACCTAATGAAATAAAGAACTCTTGTGTTTTTTCTATTGCTTTCTCTGCTATCTCTCTATCGCTTCCACTTAAATTCCAAATATTTTTTCCATAATCTACAAATCTATGGATATTTTCATCTGATAATACATATTTCATCCAAGCTGGTGTAATTATTCCCAATCCAATTCCATGAGTTATATCATATACAGCACTTAATTGATGTTCTATTTGATGAGTTGCCCAATCTGTTGACTCTTTTCCATAATCTACAAGATCATTTAGTGCTAAAGAACTTGTCCACATAATATTTGCTCTTGCTTCATAATCTCTTGGATTTTCTATTGCTATCGGAGCATAGTGAATTATTGTTTTCATCAATCCTTCTATCACTCTATTTTGTAAAAATCCATCTTTTTCCACAGAAAAATATTGTTCAAACAAGTGGCTCATTATATCTATTGCTCCAGCACAAGTTTGGTATTTACTTACTGAATATGTGTACTCAGGATCTTCAACTGAAAAAACTGGTTTTAATCTATCATGAGTAAATCCCATTTTCATATTAGTTGCTAAATTTGAAATAACTGCACTTCCATTCATCTCACTTCCTGTTGCTGCCAATGTAAGTATAGAAGCTACTGGTGTTACATCTTTTATCAATTTATATTTTCTATCAATATAGAAATCTTGCCAGAAATCTCCATCATATTTACTTTGAAGAGCTATTGCCTTTGAACAATCTATTGTACTTCCTCCACCCATAGCTAAAATTAGATCTATTCCATGTTTTTTACATAGATCAGCTCCATGATAAACTGTTTCTGTTCTAGGGTTTGGATCTACTCCAGCTACTTCAAAATACTCTATCTCATGTGCTTTTAAAATTTCTATTACTTTATCATAAATTCCATTTGATTTTATACTACCTTTTCCATATACAAGTAAAACTTTTTTCCCATACTTTAAAATCTCTGGACCTATTTTTTCTACTTGACCTTTACCAAAAAATATCTTTGTAGGAATGTTATACACAAAATTTTTCATACTACTTCCTCCTAAATTATAAGTTATAATTTAGTATAGCATTTATATATAAAAAGGAATAGAAAATATTTCCTATTCCTCTAATTAAATTTAAAATTTTTTAATTTTCTATTCTGTTATCATTCCTTTTTCGATTAAAATCTTTTTAGAATGTTCATCTGCTGGTTCCCAACCATTTTCTAATAATTTTGATGTATATACTTTATTATAGAAAAATGCTAAAACAATATTTGAAACTCCACAAGTTACACAACCTACAACAAACATTATTATTGCCCATAACCAATCTCCTCTAAATAAAGGAACAAAAAGTCCAAAGAAAAATGTTGTCCAAGAAAAACCAACTAATCCTTTTTTTGTTAAATTACCTTTTTTTAAACTTAACTCTGTAGCCATAATTT is a window of Fusobacterium varium DNA encoding:
- a CDS encoding iron-containing alcohol dehydrogenase; translation: MKNFVYNIPTKIFFGKGQVEKIGPEILKYGKKVLLVYGKGSIKSNGIYDKVIEILKAHEIEYFEVAGVDPNPRTETVYHGADLCKKHGIDLILAMGGGSTIDCSKAIALQSKYDGDFWQDFYIDRKYKLIKDVTPVASILTLAATGSEMNGSAVISNLATNMKMGFTHDRLKPVFSVEDPEYTYSVSKYQTCAGAIDIMSHLFEQYFSVEKDGFLQNRVIEGLMKTIIHYAPIAIENPRDYEARANIMWTSSLALNDLVDYGKESTDWATHQIEHQLSAVYDITHGIGLGIITPAWMKYVLSDENIHRFVDYGKNIWNLSGSDREIAEKAIEKTQEFFISLGCPANLREINIDDSNFELMAGNATFRGRIGSMKKLSKEDVIEIYKLAL
- a CDS encoding HrgC protein; the protein is MATELSLKKGNLTKKGLVGFSWTTFFFGLFVPLFRGDWLWAIIMFVVGCVTCGVSNIVLAFFYNKVYTSKLLENGWEPADEHSKKILIEKGMITE